In Marasmius oreades isolate 03SP1 chromosome 3, whole genome shotgun sequence, a single window of DNA contains:
- a CDS encoding uncharacterized protein (MEROPS:MER0001399): MFSASFVALVLASSVLAGPMKRFGGLTVDLTGPSNAATVDDLKFTATVKNSGSEAVKVLKYGTILDEKLPTRSFTVTKDGTAVPFTGIKLSVSLEEADDSAYAVIPAGESVTVNHNVASLFDFASAGAGTFKFEPVTTFQVAGSEEKVVSLADVEELEVGSSAVEVTLSGTPEKRELVPLEKRARNICTTSQASFISSAYTEGKQMASAASSYVSSNGANSLYTSYFKTTSTSTVRSVLSNVANENSSTRTLDCRDALGACTSGVIAYTVISTTNVYFCSIFFQEVAQSRLCDGGTTVAARNIRGATVLHELTHATSGTDDIAYGCSTDRSLSASQSADNADNYNCFSSQVWQDTQC, from the exons ATGTTCTCTGCATCTTTCGTCGCCCTCGTCCTCGCCAGCTCAGTGCTCGCAGGCCCGATGAAGAGGTTCGGTGGCCTCACCGTCGACCTTACTGGTCCGAGTAACGCTGCAACTGTCGATGACCTCAAATTCACGGCCACGGTCAAGAACTCCGGAAGCGAGGCAGTCAAAGTCCTCAAATACGGTACTATTTTGGACGAGAAGTTGCCGACTCGCTCCTTTACCGTGACGAAAGATGGTACCGCGGTTCCTTTCACTGGGATCAAG CTCTCTGTGTCCCTCGAGGAAGCTGATGACAGCGCGTACGCCGTCATTCCTGCCGGAGAAAGTGTCACTGTCAACCACAATG TTGCTTCTCTCTTTGACTTCGCCTCCGCTGGTGCTGGTACCTTCAAATTCGAGCCTGTCACCACTTTCCAAGTCGCAGGGTCTGAGGAAAAGGTTGTCTCGCTCGCCGACGTCGAGGAACTCGAGGTCGGCTCCAGTGCTGTCGAAGTGACATTGAGCGGCACACCCGAGAAGCGAGAGCTCGTCCCTTTAGAAAAACGTGCTAGGAACATCTGCACGACGAGCCAAGCAAGCTTTATCTCTTCTGC ATACACTGAGGGCAAGCAAATGGCGAGCGCCGCCTCCAGCTACGTCTCCAGCAATGGCGCCAATTCTCTCTACACCTCATACTTCAagaccacctccacctctacTGTCAGGAGCGTCCTCTCTAACGTAGCTAACGAAAATTCCTCAACAAGGAC CCTCGATTGTCGTGACGCACTAGGTGCTTGCACGAGCGGCGTTATTGCTTACACCGTGATTTCCACCACCAAC GTTTACTTCTGCAGCATCTTCTTCCAGGAAGTTGCACAGAGTCGCTTGTGCGACGGTGGTACCACCGTCGCAGCCCGAAACATTCGTGGTGCCACTGTCCTCCATGAG CTCACTCACGCCACTTCTGGAACGGATGACATTGCTTACGGATGCTCAACCGATCGAAGTCTCTCCGCGTCGCAGTCTGCCGACAACGCCGATAACTACAAC TGCTTCTCTTCTCAGGTCTGGCAAGACACCCAGTGCTAA